CGACCAGCCCTTCGAGGTTCGGAAGCACCGCGTCGAGTCCGAACGGCGGACTTCGGAAGAACGTCTCGATGATGCCGACGCCGAAGCCGCCGATGACCGCACCGCGGAAACTGCCCAAGCCACCGAGAACGACGATGACGAAGGCGGGGATGATGACGGAGTTGCCCATTCCGGGGTTGACGCTTTGTTTCGCCCCGAGGACGATTCCGGCGAGCGCCGCGAGGAACGCGCCGAAGGCGAAGACGAGCGTGTAGTAGCGGTCGATGTCGATGCCGAGGTGACGAACCATCTCTCGGTCTTGTGCACCCGCGCGGACGACGAGTCCGAATCGGGTGCGATTCAACAGGAGCCACGTTCCGACGGCCATCACGACGCCGACGGCGATGATGAAGAAGCTGTACTTCGAGTAGCTGAAGCCGAGCACGTCCATCGGGCCTCGAAGCAGGGGTGGCTGTGCGAACTGCCTCGGGTTGTCGCTCCAGATGAACGAGATGGTGTCTTTGAAGATGAGCACCAATCCGAACGTGAGCAGGATGTGATACAGCGGATTTCTGCCGTACAGCGGTCGGATGGTACCGCGTTCGATGACCGTCGCGATGAGTGCGACGAGGAGCGGCGCAACGAGGAGCGCGACCCAGAATATCGCGCCGCCGGAACCGGCGGCGACGATGGCGAACGCGAGGTACGCGCCCAGCGCGAAGAACTCGCCGTGAGCGAAGTTGATGACGTCCATCACGCCGAAGATGATGGAAAGACCTGCAGCCAACAGGACGTACACCGCCCCGATTGTGAGACCGTTTAGTAGTTGTTCGAGAACTGCTCCCGCCATATCAGAGCTGACAGCCGGTTTGGTCGCAGGCCGGGATGGCATCGTCGCCGTTGACCTCGGTGATGAGTTCCACGTCGGCCATGTTGCCACCGTTGTAGACGTTCTGTCCGACCCAGACCGGGTTTTTCGCTTGGTGGTCACAGCTCCGGAACTCGTTTTCGCCGAGCAGCGATGGCATCGTTAGCCCGGGAAGCGTCTCGACGACGTCGTCCGGGTCGGTGCTTCCGGCCTCTTTAATACCGTTTGCGACCATCGTGATGGAGTCGTAGGCGACTCGTGCGAAGCTTCCGGGTTCGCCCTCGTTCGCGCTCGTGTAGGCATCAACGAACGCTTGGTTCGTGCCGGAGTCGAGTTGCGGCACGTATCGCGTTCCGCTGTAGATGCCGTCGGCTTTCTCGCCGAGTGCGCCGCGAACGACTTGGAACGACCCCGTCGTGGTCATGATTTCTTTTTGGCCCGTGAGTCCCTGCGCGCTCGCCTGATTGAGGAACTCGATGAGGTCGCCGCCGGTTGAACCGACGACGACCACGTCGGCGTCGGAGTTTTTCATCTGACTGATGAACGAATCGAAATTTTTCGCGCCGAGTTGTGCCCGCGTGACGCCCGCTTCCGAAAAGTTCGCGCTCGAATCTTCCATCCGCGAGCGCCATTCCCGAAGCACCGATTGCCCGTAAGCGTAATCCGCGATGTGGAACCAGACGTTGCTTCCGAGGTTGTTGAGCGTCCATTCCGAACAGGCTTCTGCGATTTGTGCCGTGTTCGTCTCACTTCGGAACACGTATTCGTTGCAGTTTTCGCCCGTAATCGGAATGGCCGCCGCACCGGGGGAGTAGATGACGCTTTCTTCGCTTGCGAACTCGTTGAGTCCCAATGCAACGGAACTCGAAATCGCACCCATCATGAACGACGCGCCGTGCTGTTCGACCATCCGTTGGGCTTCTTGACGGCCAACTTCGGGGTTTGCCTCGGTGTCGCCGTATTCTGCGTCGATGGTGAAATCGTAGTCGTCGCTCTCGTTTACCTTTTCCACCGCTAGTTCCGCACCCTTCCGCTGTTCCTCGGCGAGTCCGGCATACGGCCCCGTCATCGGGTTGAGCATCCCGTATTTTACCGTGTCGTCGCCGCCTCCCCCACCACCGATGTCGCCGAGACAGCCAGCGACACCTGCGAGTCCCCCCGCCCCGACCGCACCCAACACGGCGCGGCGAGTCGTTTCGAATCTGTTCTCCTGCCCCGGATTTCTATCCGCCATGGCAACAAGGAACAAGGGGTGGATAATAAATGATTGTATATAATTGATTGACTGTTTTCATGTGAACAGAATTGTCCTATTGCTTTTACTCGGATTCGAGATAGTTCGGATATTGTGTTCTCTGCCGCTGTTTGGTGTTGCTATCGTTTCTCCGCGTTGTTTTCTTCCGTCAAACATCGGATACGACGGTGTCAGTTTTCACACCGATGTCCGTTTCACCGTCTACGTTCACGCCACAGTTCGTTCTCCCATCGCCTACGTTCACTCGAATCGACATACTTCGCGTGTTTTATCACACGTCGAATCCTGCCTTCGGGTGGTATGTACAAACACGTCGCGTTGCTGGTTCGCAAGGACGGGATGACGCACGACGAGTTCGTGGATTACTGGCAGAACAATCACACGAAAATTGCCCGCGAAATCGAGGGCGTCACGAAATATTCGACCGTTCTCCCCGTCACGCCCGACGCCGCCGAGTTCGACGGCCTCGCCGAACTCTACTTCGAGGATTTGGACGCGCTGCACGACGCGCTGGGGAGCGAAGGCTCGCGCGACTACGACCCAGACAAAGGCAAGGCGAAAGAGGCCCGCGAGGACGTAGACAACTTCCTCGCACTGGAAGAACGCCCGCGATTCATCGGCGAAGTCGTCACGCAGAAAGACGAAGTCGATGGCGACACCGACGGCTTGTACAAACACTCCGCCTTCCTCGTCCGGCAGGAGGGGATGTCCCACGAGGAGTTTGTGGAGTACTGGCAGACCAATCACACCGAAATCGCCCGCGAAATCGACGGCGTCGTGAAGTACGATACCGTGCTTCCGGTAACACCCGAAGAATCCGAATTCGACGGCATCGCGGAACTCTACTTCGAGGATTTGGACGCGCTGCACGACGCGCTCGGAAGTGAAGGTTCTCGGGATTACGACCCGGACAAAGGCAAGGCGAAAGAGGCCCGCGAAGACGTGAACAACTTCCTCGCGCTGGAGGACAGGCCGCGGTTTATCGGCAAAGAAACCGTTCAGAAAGAGTAGCGACTAGGTTTTTCGCCCGGGCGTTTTCTTTGTGCATCGTTAGTAGTCGCCCACTCCGGTCGAATTTTCATCGAAATAATTGACTAATTCCTAATATCTTGGTGGCAAATCACGTCAACAAATAACCGCATCCGCACCGCGACAGCCACATCCTCCCCAACCGATTCCTTTCTTCGCTCCGCTCAGTCAGTCATCCCTCGCGCGGGCGACTACCGTCGCCTTCGCGCGCCACAATGAAAATCAAATAGCACCTGCATCTTCACAAACCCACTGGCGCGCGCGTCGGCAGGCCCTCGGACGAAATGTCCTCGGGCCTGCCAGTTTTCGCGCGAGGGACGATTGCGCGAACGAAGTGAGCGCATGAGTCGGTTGGGGAGGTCTGTGGTTGGTTGCGGGACGGTGCGGTTTCATTGGAGTTGTGATTTGTTACCAGCAGTCTCACAAACACGGTTCTATACCACAGTTCTCGATTCCATCGCAATCATTCTATTCCACCTCTCCTCGAATGCACGAACCATTAGGTACCGGCCCACAAACAACAGGATATGACCACTCCAAACTACCGCGAACAGGTCGAAGACGCCTATCCCGAACTTCAGTCCATCGAGGACGACGAACTGCGAGAGCAAGTCATCGAGGCATGGACGTTGGGCCTTGAACGCGGCGGGTGGAAAGACATCGCCGACATCCCCTACGCGTGGAACATCCACGAGGTGACGAACGTCGAACACGTCCGCGGAGTCACCCGAATCGCCATGCGTGCCGCTGAAGAACAGCGCGATTTTCACGGTGCCGACCCCGACGAGGACGTTATCATCGCGGCGTGTCTGCTCCACGACGTCGGCAAGTGCTACGAATACGTCGATTTCGTGGACGACGAAACCCTGCTCTCGCCCGACCAGACCTACGCGAGCGATGAAATTCCGCACTCGATTTCCGGGTACGCATTGGCCCACGAAGTCGGATGCCCGCTCGCGGTTCAGCGCGCGATTCCGCATTTCCTCGGCGAGGTTCCAAAGCGCACCCTTGAAGCCGAACTGGTCAAAAGCGCGAACTCGGCGAGTTCGAACGCGATTACCCAGTCCGCGATGGGGATTACGCTGAAAGAGTGGGTGAAGGAGTACAGCCAGACGCAGAAGTAACGTTTTCGTCGGTGAGGACGAACTTGGACAGTGTCATTCCGCACAACAGTCCTCAGTTGAACGGTACGTCTATTTCTGATAAGCTACCCGGATGGCAATATATGTATACTTCATAGAAATTTTATATTGTGACTTTAGCTGTATTTTCCCGACTGAACATTTCACCAATTATTTCTAATCAGAAGTATATTAAAATATATATTTTATAAATTAATATCGAAAACGAAAATATTATATATCTATAAGAACACTTCGAATCGAAGATGTCAAACAGTAATGACAGAATCAATCGACGCTCCGTTCTCAAATCACTAGGTATCGCGGCTACTGCCGTCGGCGGTGCCGGTGTCGGTTCTGCACAGTCCGGGCGAAAAGTTGCGAAGGACGAGGTACAGACACTCAAAGCTCGGTACACCTCGGCAACACTCCGCTCTACCGTCGAAGAACGAACGAGAGATGTCATCACGCAACTCGCGGAAGCGGGATACATCTCGACTGCTTCCGTGGACGAGTTCGACCTCGGTGAAGCACCCGAAGGTGCTCGCTTGAGCGCCAGAGATGAAGAAGAAGGTACCGGAGTGACTGCGTTCCGGAAGGATGGAAAAACGACTGCACACATCATGATTTCGAAAGATACGGACGATTACGGAATCGGTCTTTACGTTCAACCGCAACTCGACCGAAGCTATGCAGTCGTTTATTCAAAAGCCGACGAAACACAAACCGTCGTTGACCCGACGAAGGATGTCAGCACGCAGGGTGAAGTCGTTTGTTGGACGGAAACGAGTTGTACCAATGACGAGTGTGACTGGTTCTGCCTCAATCCGGGTAGTAGTAACCCGCAGTGCCACGCCGTCTACACCGAAATCGAAGAACAGTGCTGTGACGAAGGAATTTACGGAACGAACTGCTATCAACAGGGAACCAACTGCAACTGTCAATAAGTACAACAACCGAACGAAACTGTTTGTTGTGTGCTGCTTTCCCATTTCTCGGTTTATAACCGCTCCATCGAGTGCTAGTGGGTTGTACAAATTCAATAACGCGACCGACCCGATTGAGTCGAATCGCCAGCTAATCGTCACCCCATTTCGATTCTTCTCGCAACAGTTTTCCAGACAGCTATCTACACAGGTTTCCAGATATATTTCCAGATATATTCCCAGATGGGTTTCTAAACTGATTTCCACAATCTCCAACGGCAGCCTCGTACTCGAATTTACCGTATCTCTACAATCTCAAAAAAGCGGCAGCGTCTCCGATTATCCGCCGGTTCAGACCGCTTCCAGTCCGTTCTCCTCCCGAAGGACGTTGATGTACTTCCGGAAGCCGCTTTCCAAGTCGTACTGCGGGTCGTAGCCCAACTCTTCTTGAATCGCGGTCATGTCGAGTTTTTGGGTCCACGGCAGTTCGCCTTCGTCGGAGACCTCCAAATCAGCGTCGGGCATGATTTTCTCGACCGTTTCCGCGGCCTCTCGAATCGTGGCCACGGTTCCGCGAACGTTGTAGACACGCTGTTCGATGTCCTTCTCGGGTGCGAATGCCGCGAGGCGGAACGCCTGCGCGATGTCCTCGACGTGTTGCCAGTCGATGACTTGGTCGCCGTACTCCACGCTGAACGATTCGCCGAGCGCGGGTTTTTCGATGATGTTGGCGAGGAACGCAGAGCCACCGGTTTCGCGGTAGGGACCATAGGCAACCGTCGGCCGCAGGGCGACGTGCGAGAGGCCGTAATCCTCGAAGTACACCTTCGCCTGATGTTCGTTGAACTCCTTCGTCGCGCCGTAGAGCGTGTCGGGGTAGACGAGGTCGTCTTCCGTAACCCAGCCGTTGTCGTAGTTTGCTGGCGGAGCGAACGCCGCCGCGCTGGATGCCCACGCCACGCGCTCGACTTGGTCGGAGAGGGTTCGCGCCGCCTCGAACACGTTGTTCGTTCCCTGCACGTTCACGTCGATTGCGAGCCGCGGGTTCTCGCGCGCCGTGGTCGTGAGGAGCGCCGCGAGGTGAACGATTCGCGTCGCCCCGGTTTCTTTTACCGCTCGAATCACGTCCGTCGGGTCGGAGAGGTCGCCGCGACGGACTTCCACGTCGTCGGCGACACCGAGTTTCTCCAGAATGCGCGTGTCGGTCGAAAGGTCGTATGCGACCACGTCGTGGCCGTGTTCCACGAGGTCTTTTGCCGTGTACGACCCGATGAAGCCAGTC
The nucleotide sequence above comes from Haladaptatus cibarius D43. Encoded proteins:
- a CDS encoding EthD domain-containing protein gives rise to the protein MYKHVALLVRKDGMTHDEFVDYWQNNHTKIAREIEGVTKYSTVLPVTPDAAEFDGLAELYFEDLDALHDALGSEGSRDYDPDKGKAKEAREDVDNFLALEERPRFIGEVVTQKDEVDGDTDGLYKHSAFLVRQEGMSHEEFVEYWQTNHTEIAREIDGVVKYDTVLPVTPEESEFDGIAELYFEDLDALHDALGSEGSRDYDPDKGKAKEAREDVNNFLALEDRPRFIGKETVQKE
- a CDS encoding NAD-dependent epimerase/dehydratase family protein, translated to MAQSETVLVTGGTGFIGSYTAKDLVEHGHDVVAYDLSTDTRILEKLGVADDVEVRRGDLSDPTDVIRAVKETGATRIVHLAALLTTTARENPRLAIDVNVQGTNNVFEAARTLSDQVERVAWASSAAAFAPPANYDNGWVTEDDLVYPDTLYGATKEFNEHQAKVYFEDYGLSHVALRPTVAYGPYRETGGSAFLANIIEKPALGESFSVEYGDQVIDWQHVEDIAQAFRLAAFAPEKDIEQRVYNVRGTVATIREAAETVEKIMPDADLEVSDEGELPWTQKLDMTAIQEELGYDPQYDLESGFRKYINVLREENGLEAV
- a CDS encoding HD domain-containing protein, with product MTTPNYREQVEDAYPELQSIEDDELREQVIEAWTLGLERGGWKDIADIPYAWNIHEVTNVEHVRGVTRIAMRAAEEQRDFHGADPDEDVIIAACLLHDVGKCYEYVDFVDDETLLSPDQTYASDEIPHSISGYALAHEVGCPLAVQRAIPHFLGEVPKRTLEAELVKSANSASSNAITQSAMGITLKEWVKEYSQTQK
- a CDS encoding ABC transporter substrate-binding protein, with the translated sequence MADRNPGQENRFETTRRAVLGAVGAGGLAGVAGCLGDIGGGGGGDDTVKYGMLNPMTGPYAGLAEEQRKGAELAVEKVNESDDYDFTIDAEYGDTEANPEVGRQEAQRMVEQHGASFMMGAISSSVALGLNEFASEESVIYSPGAAAIPITGENCNEYVFRSETNTAQIAEACSEWTLNNLGSNVWFHIADYAYGQSVLREWRSRMEDSSANFSEAGVTRAQLGAKNFDSFISQMKNSDADVVVVGSTGGDLIEFLNQASAQGLTGQKEIMTTTGSFQVVRGALGEKADGIYSGTRYVPQLDSGTNQAFVDAYTSANEGEPGSFARVAYDSITMVANGIKEAGSTDPDDVVETLPGLTMPSLLGENEFRSCDHQAKNPVWVGQNVYNGGNMADVELITEVNGDDAIPACDQTGCQL